The Spinacia oleracea cultivar Varoflay chromosome 2, BTI_SOV_V1, whole genome shotgun sequence DNA segment ggttagaggaaatgcagcgctcagacaacagctgtacaagataagaatggcaagagaatacaacaagaaagtctctaatagagtgctcaaagtgggagattttgtcctcaggaaAATGGAATCCACAGGACAAGCAAAcgaacagggtaagctgacgcccacttgggagggaccttatgagatctatgatgaggttagagatggaacctaccgcattcaagacatgcagggccggcctattttgcgcacttggaatgccgacaatctcaagaagtatTTCTTCTAAATATGCGCTAAGCTTTGTCTTAcgtaccacgatccattgcccaaggggcggcctctaatggtcatagtagggtagtaattacttttgtaaccggctaaattcgccttgcaaagttataaataatactactctatttgtctcgtaatatttattgctcgcacaatgaatataaaaatgtacgctccaatgcataaccaaagcctaattgtatgacggcctgagaagtggcccagattagcaaaaactctcagcaagactaattgtttgaagccaaagaagtggcccagaatagcaccaagttgtaggctgatcacctatccaactcccttcccagtatagcaagccgctggccaaccagtacggcatagtaagtgccagcggcacaaataaacttaagtcataagttatttgttcaaaagctcagcggcatgaacaactttgaaacataggttgtttgctcaatagctcagcggcacaaataaccttaaatcataggttgttcgttcaaaagctcagcggcatgaacaactttgaaacaaaggttgtttgctcaaaagtgcggcggcacgaacattaggccgtccagtccatttgacgagcatgtctagcggcaatcatacctattgattgacttgcgtcgatcaatatcgttatagacacgctcgccaaagaaagagacgaccacagtagtgcccagcgcatgctcagttgcctgcggcaccaataactttgaaacaaaggttgtttgctcaaaagttcggcggcacgaacgtttggccgtccagtccatttaacgagcatgtctagcggcaatcatacctattgattgacttgcgtcaatcaacatcgttatagacacgctcaccaaagaaagagacgaccacagtagtgcctagcgcatgctcagttgcctgcggcaccaacgtgcttagtgtatactcagttgcaccttggctaccatacctattgattaagcctattgattaaggaataatcaaattacgaagagcaaataaatgcgagataaaagaagcaacaaaaataacctatttacttataaaacaacgcccgtagaaaggcgtgtaaaagtagcccagaattcaaaaacaaaaaagaaagaaattgttgtgtgctcagcaggcacaatggtacagacgccagcagcgccaaaacttaacaaaataattatttttgcccttaggcatgggaacacttgaataaaattttgaagaacttggaaggaagcaaatcagggagcagccacatcgtcctcatcatcagaaggtacaaactcagggggcggctgaccgagacgctcagcagccaacacagcggcactgtgatccaatcgccgctggaaccacgcaagatcatactctggcatgtggctctcccaggcgtgcttaacagcgtccttggccgcttgctccccctgatcataggattccagaagacgctcacgcaaggtgcgaacttgcggcctggccgtctccagctccccccgaagatgctcggcttcctcagccgcctctttgacctgagggtactcccgcaactggtcctgaagcgtccgtatttccgccgccgctgtcttggcctcctcgaccattgtcaccatgtctttgtcctgcgccaagatcttcttaagcagctcggccttgtcagacctcaatgaagctacctcctttgcttgaaggtctatggtcgtctgcatctgcaggcggacctcttcaatggatttgaacgcatagtcgccatggtgggtggactcagccacctgaggtttgagctcctcagcagtgcgcgtcttccaactcttgcagaattccatgcggcagaacaactgcaaaaggagctacatgttagtaaatgacttgaaaagaaaaaaacaagtaCAAGAAAAGAGAAACAAGTACAAGAAAAGTGGGAAATAGACTCACGTCGAGTAGGGTGGCCTGGAttgcaccaaactgggcgtcagtcttgcggccaggaagagaagcaacatactctgcggggacggccttaaataccttacggcatatagccaccctatcctttgacgaatagtgaggagtagcgggtacgttctcgtcctctgcagcagctgcatccttccctttgtctttagctataggaaaaacaacggccttaggatgacgcagagagtaagaagaactgccagaggaggctcgatacgtctgaacgacgttcgaataatacttaccgcccgatgacctagctcggcgggccacctccgcaggaATCTGGGAACGGACGTCGGCCGGAATtcccgaaagagggtcctccaacTCGTCAGGATGCCCACCAGACtttgatttggacaccaagtccacaatcagagacggcttgtccacgccaatctcatcgtcatcagggcgacccccctcagcaacctttGACTCGCCCTTCTTCACCAGACGGCGGGGTATAGGTTTGGGCtttttgaaggtactcggagtctccgagccagctggcacggcccttttcttcaattgggacagagtcgtcccctttttcttccctgacgccttagccgcgtcctccttagcttgctaaaaagaaaaaaaaagaaaaaaagagcgTAAAGGACAGTCAGATATTGGGCCTCGTGATGAATTACAAGTCattcactgaatagtggctcgtcatcaatcacaagtcactcacaagatagtggctcgtcattcaaaaggacgcccgtctcaaaaatgacgaggcataccttatcaatcacaagtcactcacaagatagtggctcgtcattcaaaaggacgcccgtctcaaaaatgacgaggcgtaccttatcaatcacaagtcactcacaagatagtggctcgtcattcaaaaggacgcccgtctcaaaaatgacgaggcgtaccctttcaatcacaagtcactcacaagatggtggctcgtcattcaaaaggacgcccgtctcaaaaatgacgaggcgtaccctttcaatcacaagtcactcacaagatggtggctcgtcattcaaaaggacgcccgtctcaaaaatgacgaggcgtaccctttcaatcacaagtcactcacaagatagtgacTCGTCActcaaaaggacgcccgtcccgaaaatgacgaggcgtaccttatcaatcacaagtcacacacaagatagtggctcgtcattaaaaaggacgcccgtcccgaaaacgacgaggcgtaccttatcaatcacaagtcactcacagaatagtggctcgtcattaaaaaggacgcccgtctcgaaaatgacgaggcgtaccttatcaagtgcaagtcactcacagaatagtggcacgtcattaaaaaggacgcccgtctcaaaaatgacgaggcgtaccctatcaatcacgagtcactcactgaatagtggctcgtcattaaaacggatacccgtctcaaaaatgacgaggcgtaccttatcaagtgcaagtcactcacagaatagtggctcgtcattaaaaaggacgcccatctcaaaaatgacgaggcgtaccctatcaatcacgaGTCACTTGCGAAAAaaatggctcgtcaccaaagggacgcccgtcttaaaaggtgacgaggcgcaccttggcaaccGCAAGAAAAACACTAACTTaggggcccgtcattaaaaagtgacgaggcctacCTTAGCAAACACGGGTCACACGCCAAGATAacggctcgtcactaaaaaaGACGCCCACTGTAGACACTGGACGGGAAAAGCTTAACTTGCAAAGAcaacaacctaagagaatactcaccttctcctccaactcggccttggccttctgcatcttggcctcatagatgtcggccatccaatcggtcatgtcgcccttcccaatatccgccgccgataacttgctcatcccttcctctgtgaacaaaagaaatccaaagttagaaaaaatgaatagaccAACGCGGGACGGCAcataatttggcatacaacctcgagtcatagaatatcctaagcctacggccgctagaaaggcctcatTCCGAAACTgactaatgtgcggcaaccactcggccggcacatggaaagtcttgtcagcggttaagtggtaagtgttggccttgaacaggaccattatttgATCCCACTCCTCGGTAGTAAGGGGTGGGAGGGGCTCGTCACGGTCCATATAGTTGGCGTTGCAATTCCAGCGGCTCATCCTCTcgtacatctcctggtcgtccgtgtaaaacacgacccatcttttcctccacatatgccatttgctgagcttgccgaccactgtctggtatgtaccacggctgctcagattgaaccaccctttggcggcactgggggaacgagagagggagaccagatgcaaaaagcgttgaaagacggttccacgtcgttcagcgcacatttggcaatatagccaaagatatcagcccacgagttgggggtcagctgggccaccccaatgttaaaaccatcCAACACTTCCACAACGAAagggtgtggagggaatctcatgccgagcttgatggatgcggcatacactgggaattctccctcggcaagcaggctgacggtcgagtccagaccggccggcacacGCATCTGGTACCCctcccccacgcagaggtcgtCCCTCATCTGGGCCCcatgcctgtctagccaccgcatccagcctatgtctgggtgaatctccgacggaagcagttgggcctcctcccgtcctctgggcctaataggCTGGGGAGCAGCCTCTTGCTCCTCGTCGGCCGATGGCGATGGAGCGACGCTcgactcccccactgcctggctcgaTGTACCCCCTGACGAGCTTGCCGTTTTCTCCCCCACCTCGACATATtcatcgatctcttgaaagagttcggcatattcttcgtcggctgccggggcggtggaagaatatctctccctagggggtGTGAATGTTTcctcccgcaagcgcaggcgcgtaggatctgccgttttcttggttctagccatgccttctgc contains these protein-coding regions:
- the LOC130467028 gene encoding uncharacterized protein; amino-acid sequence: MEFCKSWKTRTAEELKPQVAESTHHGDYAFKSIEEVRLQMQTTIDLQAKEVASLRSDKAELLKKILAQDKDMVTMVEEAKTAAAEIRTLQDQLREYPQVKEAAEEAEHLRGELETARPQVRTLRERLLESYDQGEQAAKDAVKHAWESHMPEYDLAWFQRRLDHSAAVLAAERLGQPPPEFVPSDDEDDVAAP